A portion of the Pseudoxanthomonas sp. JBR18 genome contains these proteins:
- the groES gene encoding co-chaperone GroES, translating to MSNIKPLFDRVVIKRMEEEKLSAGGIVIPDSATEKPIKGEVVAVGAGKTLDNGSVRAPQVKVGDKVLFGKYSGTEVKLDGTDYLVVKEDDIFATLG from the coding sequence ATGAGCAACATCAAGCCGCTGTTCGACCGTGTGGTCATCAAGCGTATGGAAGAAGAAAAGCTGTCCGCGGGCGGCATCGTGATTCCGGACTCGGCCACCGAGAAGCCGATCAAGGGCGAAGTCGTCGCCGTCGGCGCCGGCAAGACCCTGGACAACGGCAGCGTGCGCGCGCCGCAGGTCAAGGTGGGCGACAAGGTCCTGTTCGGCAAGTACAGCGGCACGGAAGTGAAGCTGGACGGCACCGACTACCTGGTGGTGAAGGAAGACGACATCTTCGCGACCCTGGGCTGA
- a CDS encoding TlpA disulfide reductase family protein — protein MARPGARLLMVAVVAGVAGIAAGVWTQAGWHRTDTGQRALQAALDASAPAPPPGVTPARRGDPMPSLRLPDLEGRPIELRRLAPGRPLLINVWASWCAPCIKEMPELDRFARSQDAHGVQVVGLALDRPEAVRAFLERVAVRYPIVLDTPGPADASVWLGNRAGVLPYSVLVGRDGRILKQQVGPFADGALSSWVGATATSPGQIQTRD, from the coding sequence ATGGCCCGCCCCGGCGCCCGCTTGCTGATGGTGGCGGTGGTCGCTGGCGTGGCCGGCATCGCGGCTGGCGTGTGGACACAGGCCGGCTGGCATCGCACCGACACCGGGCAGCGTGCCCTGCAGGCGGCACTGGACGCCAGCGCTCCGGCGCCACCGCCGGGCGTGACGCCCGCGCGGCGCGGCGACCCGATGCCTTCCCTGCGGCTGCCCGATCTGGAGGGCCGGCCCATCGAGTTGCGGAGGCTGGCACCGGGCCGCCCGCTGCTGATCAACGTGTGGGCCAGCTGGTGCGCACCGTGCATCAAGGAAATGCCCGAACTGGACCGTTTTGCCCGCAGCCAGGACGCCCACGGTGTTCAGGTGGTCGGCCTGGCCCTGGACCGGCCCGAGGCGGTGCGCGCGTTCCTGGAGCGCGTCGCGGTGCGCTACCCCATCGTGCTGGACACGCCGGGCCCCGCCGACGCGAGCGTGTGGCTGGGCAACCGCGCCGGTGTCCTGCCCTACAGCGTGCTGGTCGGGCGCGACGGCCGGATCCTCAAGCAGCAGGTCGGTCCGTTCGCCGACGGTGCGCTTTCCAGCTGGGTCGGCGCTACGGCGACATCGCCCGGGCAAATTCAAACGCGCGATTAA
- the accB gene encoding acetyl-CoA carboxylase biotin carboxyl carrier protein, giving the protein MDLRKIKKLIDLLEESNLAEIEIKEGEESVRLARVPQGSFAAPAAAPMTYAVPTAAQAEGKPMPMSSPTEASTGGTAKAASGLPDGHVVRSPMVGTFYASPSPDKPAFVTVGQQVKAGETLAIIEAMKMFNPIEADQSGTVVAILGESGQPVEFDQPLFVIG; this is encoded by the coding sequence ATGGACCTGCGCAAGATCAAGAAACTCATCGACCTGCTGGAAGAATCCAATCTCGCCGAAATCGAGATCAAGGAAGGCGAAGAATCCGTCCGCCTGGCCCGCGTCCCGCAGGGCAGCTTCGCTGCGCCGGCCGCGGCCCCGATGACCTATGCCGTCCCCACCGCCGCGCAGGCCGAAGGCAAGCCGATGCCGATGAGCTCGCCCACCGAGGCCTCCACCGGTGGCACGGCCAAGGCCGCCAGCGGGCTGCCCGATGGCCATGTGGTGCGCTCGCCGATGGTCGGCACCTTCTATGCCTCCCCGTCGCCGGACAAGCCGGCCTTCGTGACCGTCGGCCAGCAGGTCAAGGCCGGCGAGACCCTGGCCATCATCGAGGCGATGAAGATGTTCAATCCGATCGAGGCCGACCAATCGGGCACCGTGGTCGCCATCCTGGGCGAGAGCGGCCAGCCGGTCGAATTCGACCAGCCGCTGTTCGTGATCGGCTAA
- the prmA gene encoding 50S ribosomal protein L11 methyltransferase: MPFLELSVPCSEAQQPRYEHALEDVGALSVTLVDADAETSNERAILEPGVGETPLWNALVLTALFPAEADALVLLAALESFDPGLDWTGASFRAVEDQDWERAWLDQFQPMRFGARTFIVPWNHALPDEAQDQAAAVVRLDPGLAFGSGTHPTTALCLTWLDELAAAGRLERQPVLDFGCGSGILALAALKLGAAQAIGVDNDPQALLATHDNAERNGVQDRLQVFLPQDEPVQRYPVVVANILASALDALAETLAARVAPGGRIALSGILHGQEDALLTRYAAWFDDLRATRQDDWMRIDGVRRDA, from the coding sequence ATGCCCTTCCTCGAACTCTCCGTCCCCTGCTCCGAGGCCCAGCAGCCCCGCTACGAGCACGCACTCGAAGACGTCGGCGCCCTGTCGGTGACCCTGGTCGACGCCGACGCCGAGACCAGCAATGAGCGCGCGATCCTTGAGCCGGGCGTGGGCGAGACCCCGCTGTGGAATGCGCTGGTGCTCACTGCGCTGTTTCCCGCCGAGGCCGATGCCCTGGTCCTGCTGGCGGCCCTGGAGTCCTTCGATCCCGGGCTGGACTGGACCGGTGCCTCGTTTCGCGCGGTCGAAGACCAGGACTGGGAGCGCGCCTGGCTGGACCAGTTCCAACCGATGCGCTTCGGCGCGCGGACCTTCATCGTGCCGTGGAACCACGCACTGCCGGACGAGGCGCAGGATCAGGCGGCCGCGGTGGTCCGGCTCGATCCCGGCCTGGCGTTCGGCTCGGGCACCCACCCGACCACGGCACTGTGCCTGACATGGCTGGACGAGCTGGCCGCGGCGGGCCGGCTCGAGCGGCAGCCGGTGCTCGACTTCGGCTGCGGCTCGGGGATCCTGGCGCTGGCCGCCCTGAAACTCGGCGCCGCCCAGGCCATCGGCGTGGACAACGATCCGCAGGCCCTGCTGGCCACGCACGACAACGCCGAGCGCAACGGCGTCCAGGACCGGTTGCAGGTGTTCCTGCCGCAGGACGAACCGGTGCAGCGCTATCCGGTCGTGGTCGCCAACATCCTGGCCTCGGCCCTGGACGCGCTGGCCGAGACGCTGGCCGCGCGAGTCGCGCCCGGCGGACGCATCGCCTTGAGCGGCATCCTGCACGGACAGGAAGACGCCCTGCTCACGCGCTATGCCGCCTGGTTCGACGACTTGCGTGCCACCCGGCAGGACGACTGGATGCGGATCGACGGCGTGCGTCGCGACGCGTGA
- the groL gene encoding chaperonin GroEL (60 kDa chaperone family; promotes refolding of misfolded polypeptides especially under stressful conditions; forms two stacked rings of heptamers to form a barrel-shaped 14mer; ends can be capped by GroES; misfolded proteins enter the barrel where they are refolded when GroES binds), producing MAAKDIRFGEDARSRMVRGVNVLANAVKATLGPKGRNVVLEKSYGAPTITKDGVSVAKEIELADKFENMGAQMVKEVASKTSDNAGDGTTTATVLAQAFIREGMKAVAAGMNPMDLKRGIDKAVTAAVAELKNISKPTADDKAIAQVGTISANSDESIGNIIAEAMKKVGKEGVITVEEGSGLENELDVVEGMQFDRGYLSPYFINNQQSQSADLDDPFILLHDKKISNVRDLLPVLEGVAKAGKPLLIVAEEVEGEALATLVVNTIRGIVKVVAVKAPGFGDRRKAMLEDMAVLTGGTVISEEVGLSLEKATIKDLGRAKKVQVTKENSTIIDGAGDTSAIESRIKQIKAQIEETSSDYDREKLQERVAKLAGGVAVIKVGASTEIEMKEKKARVEDALHATRAAVEEGVVPGGGVALIRAKANLGEIKGINEDQNHGIEIALRAMEAPLREIVTNAGEEPSVIVNKVKEGSGNFGYNAANGEFGDMVEFGILDPTKVTRTALQNAASIAGLMITTEAMVADSPKKEEPAMPPGGGMGDMGGMGF from the coding sequence ATGGCTGCCAAAGACATTCGTTTCGGTGAAGACGCTCGCTCGCGCATGGTGCGCGGCGTGAACGTGCTCGCCAATGCCGTCAAGGCCACCCTGGGCCCGAAGGGCCGCAACGTCGTGCTCGAGAAGAGCTACGGCGCCCCGACGATCACCAAGGACGGCGTGTCCGTCGCCAAGGAGATCGAACTGGCTGACAAGTTCGAGAACATGGGCGCGCAGATGGTCAAGGAAGTCGCTTCCAAGACCTCCGACAACGCCGGTGACGGCACCACCACCGCCACCGTGCTGGCCCAGGCCTTCATTCGCGAAGGCATGAAGGCCGTCGCCGCCGGCATGAACCCGATGGACCTCAAGCGCGGCATCGACAAGGCCGTGACCGCCGCCGTCGCCGAGCTGAAGAACATCTCCAAGCCCACCGCCGACGACAAGGCCATCGCCCAGGTCGGCACGATCTCGGCCAACTCGGACGAGTCGATCGGCAACATCATTGCCGAAGCCATGAAGAAGGTCGGCAAGGAAGGCGTGATCACCGTCGAGGAAGGCTCGGGCCTGGAAAACGAGCTGGACGTGGTCGAAGGCATGCAGTTCGATCGCGGCTACCTGTCGCCGTACTTCATCAACAACCAGCAGAGCCAGTCGGCCGATCTGGACGACCCGTTCATCCTGCTGCACGACAAGAAGATCTCCAACGTCCGTGACCTGCTGCCCGTGCTGGAAGGCGTGGCCAAGGCCGGCAAGCCGCTGCTGATCGTCGCCGAGGAAGTCGAAGGCGAAGCGCTGGCGACCCTGGTGGTCAACACCATCCGCGGCATCGTCAAGGTCGTGGCTGTCAAGGCTCCTGGCTTCGGTGACCGTCGCAAGGCGATGCTGGAAGACATGGCCGTGCTGACCGGTGGTACCGTGATCTCCGAGGAAGTGGGCCTGTCGCTGGAGAAGGCCACGATCAAGGATCTGGGCCGCGCCAAGAAGGTGCAGGTCACCAAGGAAAACAGCACCATCATCGACGGCGCTGGCGACACCTCGGCCATCGAGTCGCGCATCAAGCAGATCAAGGCGCAGATCGAGGAGACCTCCTCGGACTACGACCGCGAGAAGCTGCAGGAGCGCGTGGCCAAGCTGGCTGGCGGCGTGGCTGTGATTAAGGTCGGTGCCTCGACCGAGATCGAGATGAAGGAAAAGAAGGCGCGCGTCGAAGACGCCCTGCACGCCACGCGCGCTGCGGTGGAAGAAGGCGTGGTCCCGGGCGGTGGCGTCGCGCTGATCCGCGCCAAGGCCAACCTGGGCGAGATCAAGGGCATCAACGAAGACCAGAACCACGGCATCGAGATCGCCCTGCGCGCCATGGAAGCCCCGCTGCGCGAGATCGTCACCAACGCCGGTGAAGAGCCCTCCGTGATTGTCAACAAGGTCAAGGAAGGTTCGGGCAACTTCGGCTACAACGCCGCCAACGGCGAGTTCGGCGACATGGTCGAGTTCGGCATCCTGGATCCGACCAAGGTGACCCGCACCGCGCTGCAGAACGCCGCTTCGATCGCCGGTCTGATGATCACCACCGAAGCGATGGTGGCCGATAGCCCGAAGAAGGAAGAGCCGGCGATGCCGCCGGGCGGTGGCATGGGCGACATGGGCGGCATGGGCTTCTAA
- a CDS encoding protein-disulfide reductase DsbD produces the protein MSLILRLAGVLALLLPTLSATAADPASLLPVDQAFVLRADATDQGIAVHWKIAKGYYLYRHRTSVSAEGAGFQAGALQLPDGDKHTDEFFGPVETYRTQLDALLPGQASSDGTVALTVRYQGCADAGVCYPPQSRTLQVPVHAAAGNAGSGLGLGAARTSSLLGTTPGVAGATDATPLPEAQAFGFEAIAYDGNQLLLRFTPAKGYYLYRDRTSLSLTGSDALELGRPTWPAGQAHHDEHFGDVAVYFDQVEVPVPVLRTRPEAAKAALHVIFQGCQTNGICYPPMTRSVDLSIPAGTVTPAAERAALQQAAPIPLEGDAGPATPAEVPRSTPPPDVLARAQQSGGASTWLLALLAALLGGLILNVMPCVLPVLSLKALSLAEGGRGHAHARASALSYAAGVMLSFLLVGGIALGLRATGQALGWGFQLQQPLVIGALVYVMFAVGLSLSGVFAVGYGLAGTGRGLTERGGLGGDFFTGVLAVVVASPCTAPFMGTALAFAFAAPLPLALAVFAALGLGMALPFLLIGLVPALAGSLPRPGAWMETLKQVLAFPMYLTAVWMLWVLGQQRGVDAVALALAGLVVLALGLWAFERVRFQTAPLRRTLAVAIVLASIVPLALLHRVAPPARETASAADGVETFSPDRLAELRTQGKVVFVDMTADWCVTCKANEKAVLDRDAFRQAMQQADAVLMRGDWTNVDPQITAFLQAHHAVGVPLYVVFPRGGGEGEVLPTVLTPALVQDALKRASAP, from the coding sequence ATGTCACTGATCCTTCGTCTGGCCGGCGTGCTGGCCCTGCTACTTCCGACCCTGTCCGCCACAGCCGCCGATCCGGCCAGCCTGCTCCCCGTCGATCAGGCCTTCGTGCTCCGCGCCGACGCCACCGACCAGGGCATCGCCGTCCATTGGAAGATCGCCAAGGGCTACTACCTCTACCGTCACCGCACCTCGGTGTCCGCCGAGGGCGCGGGCTTCCAGGCCGGCGCGCTGCAGCTGCCGGACGGTGACAAGCACACCGACGAGTTCTTCGGCCCGGTGGAGACCTATCGCACGCAACTGGATGCCCTGCTCCCCGGTCAGGCCTCCAGCGACGGCACGGTGGCGCTGACGGTTCGCTACCAGGGCTGCGCCGACGCCGGGGTGTGCTACCCCCCGCAATCGCGCACGCTGCAGGTCCCGGTGCATGCGGCCGCCGGCAATGCCGGCAGCGGCCTGGGTCTGGGCGCAGCGCGTACGAGCTCCCTGCTCGGCACCACGCCTGGCGTCGCCGGCGCTACCGATGCGACGCCGCTGCCCGAGGCGCAGGCTTTCGGATTCGAAGCCATCGCCTACGATGGAAATCAGCTGCTGCTGCGCTTCACCCCGGCCAAGGGGTATTACCTGTATCGCGACCGCACCTCGCTGTCGCTGACCGGTAGCGACGCGCTGGAGCTCGGCCGGCCGACCTGGCCGGCCGGCCAGGCACATCACGACGAGCACTTTGGCGATGTCGCGGTGTACTTCGATCAGGTCGAGGTTCCCGTGCCGGTCCTGCGCACGCGCCCCGAGGCCGCCAAGGCCGCGCTCCACGTCATCTTCCAGGGGTGCCAGACCAATGGCATCTGCTATCCACCGATGACCCGCTCGGTGGACCTGTCGATCCCTGCCGGCACGGTCACCCCTGCCGCCGAGCGTGCCGCCCTGCAGCAGGCCGCGCCCATCCCCCTCGAGGGCGATGCCGGCCCAGCGACGCCGGCTGAAGTCCCCCGCTCGACGCCGCCACCGGACGTGCTGGCGCGCGCCCAACAAAGCGGCGGCGCCTCGACCTGGCTGCTGGCCTTGCTGGCCGCGTTGCTGGGCGGACTGATCCTCAATGTGATGCCTTGCGTCCTGCCCGTCCTGTCGCTCAAGGCGCTGTCGCTGGCCGAAGGCGGCCGCGGCCACGCCCACGCCCGAGCCAGCGCGCTGAGCTACGCCGCTGGCGTCATGTTGAGCTTCCTGCTGGTCGGCGGTATCGCGCTTGGGCTGCGCGCCACCGGACAGGCCCTGGGTTGGGGCTTCCAGCTGCAGCAGCCGCTGGTGATCGGCGCGCTGGTCTATGTGATGTTCGCCGTGGGCCTGAGCCTGTCGGGCGTGTTCGCGGTGGGCTATGGCCTGGCCGGCACCGGCCGCGGATTGACCGAGCGTGGCGGCCTGGGCGGGGATTTCTTCACCGGCGTGCTGGCCGTGGTCGTGGCCAGCCCGTGCACGGCGCCGTTCATGGGCACGGCGCTGGCCTTTGCCTTCGCCGCGCCCCTGCCGCTGGCCCTGGCGGTGTTTGCCGCACTGGGCCTGGGAATGGCGCTGCCCTTCCTGCTGATCGGCCTGGTGCCGGCGCTGGCCGGGAGCCTGCCGCGTCCAGGGGCCTGGATGGAAACACTCAAGCAGGTCCTGGCCTTCCCCATGTACCTGACCGCGGTGTGGATGCTGTGGGTCCTGGGCCAGCAGCGCGGCGTGGATGCGGTCGCACTGGCGCTGGCCGGGCTGGTGGTGCTGGCGCTAGGCCTGTGGGCGTTTGAGCGCGTGCGCTTCCAGACCGCGCCGCTGCGCCGCACGCTGGCGGTGGCGATCGTGCTGGCCTCGATCGTGCCGCTGGCGCTGCTGCACCGCGTCGCGCCGCCGGCCCGGGAGACCGCCAGCGCAGCCGATGGCGTGGAGACCTTCTCGCCGGACCGGCTGGCCGAACTGCGCACGCAGGGCAAGGTCGTGTTCGTGGACATGACCGCCGACTGGTGCGTGACCTGCAAGGCCAACGAGAAAGCCGTGCTCGATCGGGACGCCTTCCGCCAGGCCATGCAGCAGGCCGACGCCGTGTTGATGCGTGGCGACTGGACCAATGTCGACCCGCAGATCACCGCCTTCCTGCAGGCCCATCACGCCGTGGGCGTCCCGCTCTACGTGGTGTTCCCGCGCGGCGGGGGCGAGGGCGAAGTGCTGCCGACCGTGCTGACCCCGGCCCTGGTCCAGGACGCCCTGAAGCGCGCTTCGGCCCCCTGA
- the accC gene encoding acetyl-CoA carboxylase biotin carboxylase subunit has product MLDKVVIANRGEIALRILRACHTLGIRTVAVHSTVDRNLKHVAMADESVCIGPAPSTESYLNVPALIAAAEVTDAQAIHPGYGFLSENADFAERVEESGFVFIGPKADTIRLMGDKVEAIRAMKAAGVPCVPGSGGPLGDDIVANTKIAREIGYPVIIKASGGGGGRGMRVVHAEAALKSSIETTKAEAKAAFGNGEVYMEKYLENPRHVEIQVLADGQGNAIHLGERDCSMQRRHQKVVEEAPAPGITPELREQIGKVCVEACIRIGYRGAGTFEFLFEDGRFYFIEMNTRIQVEHPVTELVTGIDLVCEQLKIAAGQKLSIKQSDVVLTGHAIECRINAEDPETFMPHPGLIQHFHPPGGPGVRVDTHIYEGYRVPPNYDSMIGKLIVHGPDRATAIARMQVALNETVVEGIKTNVPLQQRIMRDKGFQAGGQNIHYLEKRLAERKTKSISLT; this is encoded by the coding sequence ATGCTGGATAAAGTCGTCATCGCCAACCGGGGCGAGATCGCGCTGCGCATCCTGCGCGCCTGTCACACCCTGGGCATCCGCACGGTCGCGGTGCATTCCACCGTCGACCGCAACCTCAAGCACGTGGCCATGGCCGACGAGTCGGTCTGCATCGGCCCGGCGCCCTCCACCGAGAGTTACCTCAATGTCCCGGCCCTGATCGCCGCGGCCGAGGTCACCGACGCGCAGGCCATCCACCCCGGCTACGGCTTCCTGTCGGAAAACGCTGACTTCGCCGAGCGTGTGGAGGAGTCCGGCTTCGTGTTCATCGGTCCCAAGGCCGACACCATCCGCCTGATGGGCGACAAGGTCGAAGCCATCCGCGCGATGAAGGCTGCCGGCGTGCCGTGCGTGCCCGGCTCGGGCGGCCCGCTGGGCGATGACATCGTGGCCAACACCAAGATCGCCCGCGAGATCGGCTACCCGGTGATCATCAAGGCCTCCGGCGGCGGCGGTGGCCGCGGCATGCGCGTGGTCCATGCCGAAGCCGCGCTGAAGTCCTCGATCGAGACCACCAAGGCCGAGGCCAAGGCGGCCTTCGGCAATGGCGAGGTCTACATGGAGAAATACCTGGAGAATCCGCGCCACGTGGAGATCCAGGTGCTGGCCGACGGCCAGGGCAACGCCATCCACCTGGGCGAACGCGACTGCTCGATGCAGCGCCGCCACCAGAAGGTGGTCGAGGAAGCCCCCGCGCCGGGCATCACGCCGGAACTGCGCGAGCAGATCGGCAAGGTGTGCGTGGAAGCCTGCATCCGCATCGGCTACCGCGGCGCGGGCACCTTCGAGTTCCTGTTCGAGGACGGGCGCTTCTACTTCATCGAGATGAACACCCGCATCCAGGTCGAGCATCCGGTGACCGAGCTGGTGACCGGGATCGATCTGGTATGCGAGCAGCTCAAGATCGCCGCCGGCCAGAAGCTGTCGATCAAGCAGAGCGACGTGGTGCTGACCGGTCACGCCATCGAGTGCCGCATCAATGCGGAAGATCCGGAAACCTTCATGCCGCATCCGGGCCTGATCCAGCACTTCCATCCGCCCGGTGGCCCGGGCGTGCGCGTGGATACCCATATCTACGAGGGGTACCGCGTGCCGCCGAACTACGACTCGATGATCGGCAAGCTGATCGTGCACGGCCCGGACCGCGCAACCGCGATCGCACGCATGCAGGTGGCACTCAACGAGACGGTGGTCGAAGGCATCAAGACCAACGTCCCGCTGCAGCAGCGCATCATGCGCGACAAGGGCTTCCAGGCCGGTGGGCAGAACATCCACTACCTGGAAAAGCGCCTGGCCGAACGCAAGACCAAGTCGATCTCGCTGACCTGA
- a CDS encoding helix-turn-helix transcriptional regulator: MARRLAGLSQSQLAEAVGVQRSAVSHWESPKGKSPSVSHLREVALATGTQFEWLATGRGGMTLSREVELDSIATAEAILVEDPLEFRLVRAFREAPLKARLSLLEVMETLASQRTGRVRPRGAGRTSESRS, from the coding sequence ATGGCACGTCGCCTTGCGGGACTTTCGCAAAGTCAGTTGGCAGAAGCGGTGGGGGTGCAGCGAAGCGCAGTCAGCCACTGGGAGTCGCCGAAGGGAAAGAGCCCCAGCGTGTCCCACTTGCGCGAGGTCGCCCTGGCGACCGGCACGCAGTTCGAATGGCTGGCGACCGGACGCGGCGGCATGACGCTTTCGCGCGAGGTGGAACTGGATTCGATCGCCACCGCCGAGGCGATCCTGGTGGAAGATCCATTGGAGTTCCGCCTGGTGCGCGCCTTCCGCGAAGCGCCGCTCAAAGCACGCCTGTCATTGCTGGAAGTCATGGAAACCCTGGCCTCGCAGCGCACCGGTCGGGTGCGGCCGCGCGGCGCTGGCCGCACGAGCGAATCGCGCAGCTGA